In a genomic window of Macrobrachium nipponense isolate FS-2020 chromosome 10, ASM1510439v2, whole genome shotgun sequence:
- the LOC135224222 gene encoding uncharacterized protein LOC135224222, giving the protein MISKVIIIVVLGCATVLSALHLGPTTLQPATTTMIPEGGKAEDLAPPATTIIPEGGGDEDFSTQTEPPFDVYDYEVVLGSNVTDTEGDTDPTKTEAVVFRPPPFWCDYDFYPFCDPIFIA; this is encoded by the exons ATGATTTCAAAG GTCATCATCATCGTTGTGCTGGGATGTGCCACGGTTCTTTCAGCCCTTCACTTAGGCCCCACGACCCTGCAAC CTGCTACGACGACTATGATTCCTGAAGGAGGAAAAGCAGAGGATTTAGCACCTCCTGCGACGACCATAAttcctgaaggaggaggagatgaagacTTTTCGACTCAGACGGAGCCCCCTTTCGACGTGTATGACTACGAGGTCGTCCTCGGGAGTAATGTCACAGATACTGAAGGTGATACTGATCCTACAAAAACCGAGGCTGTCGTCTTTAGACCACCACCATTTTGGTGTGACTacgatttttaccctttttgtgACCCAATATTCATCGCCTAA
- the LOC135224223 gene encoding uncharacterized protein LOC135224223, whose amino-acid sequence MVSKVVIFLLGCCAVLSYVHAGSIVRQEPSNTTTVAPEEEEVTEEGSGFSVNQTEPVLVVYDYVVVFGFNDTDASDDDIFPTPSDYDDDGEDEETVIIFD is encoded by the exons ATGGTTTCAAAG GTCGTCATATTCTTACTCGGATGCTGCGCGGTCCTCTCTTACGTGCACGCCGGATCCATCGTGAGGCAGGAACCCTCCAACACAACGACCGTGGCaccagaggaagaagaagtaacagaagaaggGAGCGGTTTCTCTGTGAATCAGACGGAACCGGTTCTGGTCGTTTACGACTACGTAGTCGTCTTCGGGTTTAACGACACAGACGCCAGCGATGACGACATCTTCCCCACGCCTTCCGATTACGACGATGACGGTGAAGATGAGGAGACTGTCATCATTTTCGATTAG